The genomic window TTTTAAGCATTCATAGTGTGCCACATGCCATGAACTTGTTTATAATATTATGCAGCACCAATATCTCCTATTTCATGTCTACCTCTTGTTTTAATATGGAGTTTATTTACACTGTGTTTTGCTCTATACTTTGTATTCTCGATATGGTTGAGGTGTACAAATCTAGATTGTACAAGATGGTTCACATTTCAAAGCAacctataaaatatataatcagatGAGAAaattgtttttaaattaaattctagTTGGTCACCACTGTTGGTTATCATATGCTAAATATCAATTCATTGTGTGAACTTTCAATGATAATGCTTatttacatcttttttttttttcactttcctCTATATTTAGTATTTATGACAGAGTTGAGGGAACTGATGCCTTATAATCTGCCTCCATATTATCAATATTACTAAAAACATGTGCGCGCGCACAAAAATAATTAAAAGGTCAATCTAAAGATTAGTCTACACCAAATGCAAGAAGtatggattttctttttctctttttgctttcAAGGAAGCGTAGGCCCTAGATAATGCAGCTGTATCACTCCGCTTATGTCTGTTAATTGCTCGGCATCTGTATAACTTCAGATGCCATGGACGTGACGATAATGCAgcgtatatatatcatatttttctttcttccaatATTCgttatttgattgaaaaaaaaaaaaatttccgacTGCCGTGCAAATAATTTCCCACACGGACATCCCTGCACTGATGCCTCTACCACCTTCCTCCATATTATCGTAGACAACCGGTTCGTTGGCCTTTTCGTGAGAGttcaatttttattattttccaATCTCTATTGTCGATTGATACCTCTAGCTAGGCATTAAACCTGCCATTTGTTGTGTCTTATCATCACAGCTCTCATCTCTTACATAAGGAGCAGTCCGCCCTTTCTCTTCGCACTGACAATGTGTTCCTCATGGAGATTCAGAAACCCATCTTCTTCTTGTTTGTGGCCTTCCTCTTGTCTCCGTCCACTCCAACTTTTCCCCTGGTGCATGGCCAACTTCTGCCCATCATCGATGACCACGGAGCCAATGCTACCGCAATGAAGACCTATATCGTTCACGTACAAAAGCCCAAGGGCACCAAGTTCCTCCGGTTCAAGAACCGAATAGCTTGGTACAAGTCCTTCTTGCCCAACACGACCATCGACTCAGGGGAGCCACGGTTAATCTATGCATACCGCCACGTGATTAGTGGCTTCGCTGCCATGCTGACCCCCAAGGAAGTGGAGGCCATGGAAACAATGGAAGGCTTCGTGCTAGCGTACCCAGAGATAGAGCACGTAGCTCAAACAACCTCTAGTCCCGATTTCCTGGGGCTGAGCCGATGGGATGGCCTCTGGGTAGACACCTTCTTCGGCCATGGGCAAATCATTGGTGTAATCGACTCGGGTGTTAAGCCGACCCATCCTTCCTTCAGGGAGCGCGGGAATATGCCGCCGCCACCTGCAAAGTGGAGGGGCAGTTGTTACTGGGGCCCGCCCGTTTGCAACAAGAAGCTTATCGGAGCCATGGCTTTCTGGCACCGTTGGAACCCCAACCCAGAAGACACATATGGCCATGGTACTCACACGGCTAGCACCGCCGCGGGAAGCTTTGTTGATGATGCCGACGTTCTTGGCCAGGCCAGGGGCACCGCGTCCGGCATGGCACCTGGAGCTCACCTGGCAATCTACAAAGTGGTATTCGAAGGGCCAGGACAAAACTCCACTGGCACCAGCAGTGATGTTTTGAGAGGAATAGACCAAGCTATCCGTGATCGTGTAGACATACTTTCGATGTCCCTCGGCGCAACCAATATAAGCCTCCACCAGAGCAGCATTGCCATAGCATCTTATGCAGCAATCACAAGGGGAATCCTTCCCTGCGCCAGCGCAGGAAATGACGGGCCGATCAAAAGCCTTATAGGCAATGATGCACCATGGATTCTAACAGTCGGAGCAAGCACTATGGATAGAAGGATAAGGGCGATTGTCACAACTGGAGATGGGGCAGAATTCTATGGGGAATCTGCCTACCAGCCAGACACATCCAATGCCACACAGCAGTTGCCTTTGGTGTACCCAGGCGTTCTGAAAACAAAAGATACCTTACTGTGCTTAAACGGCTCCTTGGATAACATTGATGTCAAGGGAAAGATCGTGCTGTGTGGGAGAAGAGGCAACGAAGCTGTCGAAAAGGGCATGATCGTCAAGGCAGCAGGAGGGGTTGGCATGATTctcatgaaccaaaatatagatggaAACACAACAGATGCTAACGCTCATGTCCTTCCAGTCGCCGAAGTCAGCAATGCTGATGCATTGAAGATCTTAAAGTACTTCGAGACAACGCAGAATGCTAGCGCTGCAATTACCTTCAACGGCACACAATTTGGAGAACGTCCAACACCCGCTGTGGCCGCCTTCTCTTCTAGAGGCCCAAGTCTCCATAATGGCAACATCATCAAGCCGGATGTCATTGCTCCCGGCGTGAACATATTAGCTGCCTGGCCCTTTGAAGTCGGACCGAACAAGACTGGCACTCGCATGACATTTAGATTTGCAAGCGGCACTTCCATGGCCGCGCCACATGTCTCGGGGATCGTGGCGCTGCTCAGGAACAATCACCCGAATTGGTCGGTTGCTGCGATCAAGTCGGCAATCATGACAACTGCATACACGCAGGACCGCGATGGCAAGCCCATCACTGATCAGTACGATGGCAATGGAGCCAGCGTCTTTGCCATGGGCTCAGGACATGTTGATCCGGTGGCAGCCAATGATCCTGGTCTCATCTATGATATCCAGCCCCATGATTACATTCGCTACCTTTGTGGCAGTGGATTCACAGACAGACAAGTCACAGCTATAGTTCGAGGAGTGGTAAACTGTTCTCGAGTGCGCGCAATCAGTGCAGAACAATTGAACTATCCTTCGATTGCAGTATATCTCAGTTTGAGTTCAGCTACAAAGACTATCGAACGGACGGTCACAATTGTGGGCAATGCCAAAACTGTCTACAGGGTCCAATTTGAAGAGCCAGAAGGGGTAAGAGTTGATGTTTCTCCTAAAACTCTTCAATTTTCTCAGGTTGATGAAAAGAAAAGCTATAACGTCACTCTGAGCGTCATCGGAGGCACCACTCCGGTCGCAGGCCAAGTTTCGGAAGGGAATCTCGCCTGGGTATCTGGAAAGTACTATGTGAGAAGTCCCATTGCCGTCAGGTTTACTGAAACGCCATAACCAGCAACCCCAACGAATAGGATAAGTTGCAGCGCTCTTCGTTTCGTAAAATCAAATGATAGTGGTGTCATAATTTGCGATCGTGCAAGCCTTGAGATGTCTTCTGAATTATATTTCATCTTAAAGGAAGATTACTTCAATTTTATGGCCATCAAAGTCCTTTCCTCTGAAATACTTTCCTTCCCTGTCATATGTTCATAGCATCATTGTCTAATAgaaagtggtttttttttttttttggtaggaataATAGAAAGtggttttgatgatattatctaGATTTTTTACAGATAAACGTTACAATTGTAATTTCACGAGCTAATATGGTCTTTTTGGCCAGGAATAACAATCTTGCCTTTCGTACTTTTTCATGCGAAATCATATGAAATTTGATTGGATTATAATTGCAAAGACTagggcttttttttctttttggtagaaAAGGACTAGGGCTTTAGCATGCTACATTAATCACCTACTCACTTTATAATATGTTAGTCTAATGCAGAGAATATACAGCTTTAATTGAACGTATGAAGTTTTTCTAGCTGATCATTTTCCCCCTCAAAGCAGGGGAAGCCAGAGCAACCCCAGCCTGACACCATCCCGTCCCATCCCCACCTATGATTTAACCTAGGCTTCCAGGACCAGGACATTTTATCTGGGCAATAGGGGATGAAGGCCTGAAAATACATAGGGCTGACACTAGGAATAGAACTCACCGACCTCTTCTCTACGGGGTGAGAGATAATCCCGTCCGAGATAATGCTCGGCACCCATCTTTCTGACGTCTAGCATCCTTATAACATTTTTACGAGAAATAGCATTCCTATAGGCTATAATGCTACATGACATGATTTGCCATGAACATTATCTGATAGAGCATTATTGCCGTCTTCTGCCACATGGGCTTCGCCATGATTGATCTGCTTCAGCATTATTAAGCCCTGTAACTATTTTTTGGGCGAAAGCACTGTATCTATGAAATCACTTGAACTTGATCTCTATTATTAATGGCACTTAATACTGTCGATGCTTCTCGCCTGCTTGTGAGAACTACTCGGAGCATTTCTCCAACTGCTGAATCGTCGATGCTTAGGTCTGCTAGCCTATATAATAATGCTATCATAATAGTGATTATGATAATGGCAGTTCTTGCCTGTTTTGAGCAATCTAGCTTTTCCACGAAATCTGCTGATACGGTAGCAATGCCATCCTCATTTCAAGAATCCCATTAATATGCTCATTTTGTATTTTGACTGTTATGGATAAACTCTTGTCAGTACCATAATGGTCCGCGACTCGTAAGTCTATAAGTCTGGCCTCCCTTATCATgactaaaagaaaaaattaagtcCAAGACATTCTCCATCCATGGTAGTCTTGTTTCTTACTTGCAGCTCAT from Elaeis guineensis isolate ETL-2024a chromosome 4, EG11, whole genome shotgun sequence includes these protein-coding regions:
- the LOC105043922 gene encoding subtilisin-like protease — translated: MKTYIVHVQKPKGTKFLRFKNRIAWYKSFLPNTTIDSGEPRLIYAYRHVISGFAAMLTPKEVEAMETMEGFVLAYPEIEHVAQTTSSPDFLGLSRWDGLWVDTFFGHGQIIGVIDSGVKPTHPSFRERGNMPPPPAKWRGSCYWGPPVCNKKLIGAMAFWHRWNPNPEDTYGHGTHTASTAAGSFVDDADVLGQARGTASGMAPGAHLAIYKVVFEGPGQNSTGTSSDVLRGIDQAIRDRVDILSMSLGATNISLHQSSIAIASYAAITRGILPCASAGNDGPIKSLIGNDAPWILTVGASTMDRRIRAIVTTGDGAEFYGESAYQPDTSNATQQLPLVYPGVLKTKDTLLCLNGSLDNIDVKGKIVLCGRRGNEAVEKGMIVKAAGGVGMILMNQNIDGNTTDANAHVLPVAEVSNADALKILKYFETTQNASAAITFNGTQFGERPTPAVAAFSSRGPSLHNGNIIKPDVIAPGVNILAAWPFEVGPNKTGTRMTFRFASGTSMAAPHVSGIVALLRNNHPNWSVAAIKSAIMTTAYTQDRDGKPITDQYDGNGASVFAMGSGHVDPVAANDPGLIYDIQPHDYIRYLCGSGFTDRQVTAIVRGVVNCSRVRAISAEQLNYPSIAVYLSLSSATKTIERTVTIVGNAKTVYRVQFEEPEGVRVDVSPKTLQFSQVDEKKSYNVTLSVIGGTTPVAGQVSEGNLAWVSGKYYVRSPIAVRFTETP